The segment GCCGTTCTGTCACGAATGGGTCACCCCCTTCCCGGTCTTCGCTTCATAGCGAATCTTTTCCTTCAGCTTGTAAATACCATAGATCAGTGCTGCCGGATTGGGAGGACAACCAGGGATATATACGTCAACGGGAACGATCTGGTCCACTCCTTTGATCACTGCATATGATTTGACATAAGGCCCACCGGCTGTGGCACAGGATCCCATGGCGATGACCCACTTCGGTTCCGGCATCTGATCGTACAAACGTCGCAGAAGGGGACCCATTTTTTTCGTGACGGTACCAGCTACAATCATCACATCAGACTGTCGGGGAGAGGCACGAAAAAAACTGCCAAACCGGTCCATATCATAGTGGGGAGCTGACGCGCCCATCATTTCAATCGCACAACAGGCCAACCCAAAGGTCATCGGCCACAGGGAATTGCTCCGAGCCCATGCCTTCACATTGTCCAGGGTGGTCGTCAATACGTTGCGGTGCAGCTCGGCTTCCATCTCTGGCGTGATTTCTTCCAGGTTCATGACCATTCTAACACCTTCTTTTTCCATGCATAAAACAATCCGATCAACAGAAAAAACACAAAAATCAGCATCTCAACCAAAACAAACAGCCCCACATCGGCACGCAGGCTGTCATAGGCCACGGCCCAAGGGTACAGAAACACGATTTCCACATCGAAAATAACAAAAAGCAAAGCGAACAGGTAATAGCGAACGTTGAACTGAATCCAGCTGTCCCCTGTCGGATCCACTCCGCTTTCATAACTGATCATTTTATCAGCAGAAGGGCTGTAGGGTCTCAACATGCGTCCCAAAGTAAGTGCCACTGCCGGCAAAGCCAATCCCAACAGGATAAAAGCAGTTACGGTGATGTAGTTCTGGGCATAGTCCATCGACGTCCCCCCGTCCAAAATATGCAGACCCAAGACCCTTACCCTGATGTGGAAAGGGTCGGCAAAGCGGGATTAATCAGAATTACCGAAATAACAAAGGATTCACCCGACTCTGGGTAAAAAAATATTTCGTTCTTCCGGACTATTCAGGCCTGCGTATCGATTATATCAGATGATTCCCGCAACAACCACCTAAGACCACACAAACCCGCCACCCCCATTATGACAGCGTTTTCAATCCTTCTGAAGGTGTCTCTTTTTGTGATAGGGAGATTGGAATTGATAATAATACGAAAATTTAAACCCTGTGTTCATTGTATCATACCTAATTCTTATATCCTATGAAAAACCGTTTCCTCGATCCTGCTTCCGCCTCTCCCAAAGAAGGACAAGATCCATATTCCGAATGACGCCCCTTCACTTTCGTAAAATAACAGGAGTCCGAATGAAAAACCCCGTCCAAAATGGACAGGGTTTTACGATGAATCATCAACGACTTTTACTGACACGAATCCGAACCATGGCCCGTTGCAGGGACAATTGGGCCCGTTTAAAGTCGATATCCGCCTGTTTTTCCTTGGCCAATCGCTCTTCGGCACGCTTTTTTGCGGCTTCAGCCCGATTGATATCGATCTCACCTGGCAATTCGGCGGATTCCGCCAGCACCGTCACTTTATTATCGTGAACTTCCATAAAACCGCCGTTGATGGCGATGAAGGACTCTTCACCATTCTTTTTCACTTTCAGAGCAGTTACCTGAAGGGGGCTGATATAGGGAGCATGGTTGGGAAGAATCCCGATATCTCCCTCCACAGCCCGGGCAACCACCATCTCGACTTCTTCCGAGTAGACTTTTCGATCCGGTGTCACAATGTCCAATTGCATGGTACTCACGGACACTCTCTCCTTCTATGCGGCATCAGACAAGCTCTTTCGCCCGTTCCACCACTTCGTCAATGCTTCCCACCATGTAAAAGGCATCCTCGGGCAGGTCGTCATGTTTACCGTCCAAAATCTCTTTGAAGCTTCGTACCGTCTCTTTGACCGGGACGTATTTTCCAGGTACGTTGGTAAAAGCTTCGGCAACATTAAAGGGTTGTGCCAGGAATTTCTCAATTTTACGGGCACG is part of the Kroppenstedtia pulmonis genome and harbors:
- a CDS encoding NADH-quinone oxidoreductase subunit A, giving the protein MDYAQNYITVTAFILLGLALPAVALTLGRMLRPYSPSADKMISYESGVDPTGDSWIQFNVRYYLFALLFVIFDVEIVFLYPWAVAYDSLRADVGLFVLVEMLIFVFFLLIGLFYAWKKKVLEWS
- a CDS encoding F0F1 ATP synthase subunit epsilon produces the protein MSTMQLDIVTPDRKVYSEEVEMVVARAVEGDIGILPNHAPYISPLQVTALKVKKNGEESFIAINGGFMEVHDNKVTVLAESAELPGEIDINRAEAAKKRAEERLAKEKQADIDFKRAQLSLQRAMVRIRVSKSR
- a CDS encoding NuoB/complex I 20 kDa subunit family protein — translated: MVMNLEEITPEMEAELHRNVLTTTLDNVKAWARSNSLWPMTFGLACCAIEMMGASAPHYDMDRFGSFFRASPRQSDVMIVAGTVTKKMGPLLRRLYDQMPEPKWVIAMGSCATAGGPYVKSYAVIKGVDQIVPVDVYIPGCPPNPAALIYGIYKLKEKIRYEAKTGKGVTHS